The following DNA comes from Janthinobacterium sp. TB1-E2.
ACGGTCAGCTGGAAGTCCGAGTTCTTCGCTGGCGAGGCGCCGATCACACCGGCGGCCACCTGCACGTTCTGCTCGCGGATCGCGTCGACGACGTCATTGGCCGTCATGCCGCGCGCCGCCACCTTTTGCGGGTCGAGCCAGATGCGCATGGCATAGTCGCCGGCGCCGAAGATCTGGATGTCGCCCATGCCGGGCAAGCGGGCCAGTTGGTCCTTGACGTTCAGCACCGCGTAGTTACGCAGATACATATCGTCATAGCGCTTGTTCGGCGAGACCAGGTGCACCACCATGGTCAGGTTGGGCGAGGACTTGACGGTCGTCACGCCGATCTGGCGCACTTCCTCGGGCAGGCGCGGCAAGGCGCGCTGCACGCGGTTCTGCACTTGCGTTTCGGCCTGCTCGACGTTGGTGCCGATCTTGAAGGTCACGGTCAGCATCATCGCGCCATCGGACGTGTTTTGCGAGGACATGTAGAGCATGTTCTCGACGCCGTTGATCTGCTCTTCGAGCGGCGCGGCCACGGTTTCGGCGATCACTTTCGGGTTGGCGCCCGGGTACTGCGCGCGCACCACCACGGATGGCGGCACGACGTCAGGATATTCGGAGATGGGCAGGCCGAAAATCGACAGCAGCCCGGCCACGAATATGACGATCGACAGCACCGCCGCGAAAATCGGCTTGTCGATGAAAAAGCGGGAAAAGTTCATGTTTATTCCTTGGAAGTCGATGCTGCTTTCGCGGCGATCTTGGCATCTTTTGCTTCAGGTTTTGCAGGAGCGGCAGGCGCGGTCGGATCGAAATCCATGGCCACTATCTGCGGCGTCACGGGGGCGCCCGGGCGCACGCGCTGCAAGCCGTTGACGACGATTTTCTCGCCCGCCTTCAAGCCTTCGCGCACCACGCGCAAGCCGTCCGAAGTCGGGCCCAGCTTGACGGCGCGGTATTCGGCCTTGTTGTCGGCACCCACCACGTAGACGTATTTGCGGCTTTGATCCGTGCCGACGGCGCGGTCGCTGATCAACAGGGCCGTGCTTTGCGCCTGCGGGCCGTTGCCGCCGTCGAGCTGGATGCGCGCGAACAGGCCAGGCACCAGCTGGCGCTCGGCGTTGGCGAAGGTGGCGCGCATGCGTACGCTGCCCGTGGCCGGATCGAGCTGGTTGTCGACGAATTCCAGCTTGCCTTCATGCGGGAAGCCCGTTTCATTGGCCAGGCCGACCTTGACGGTGACGGGCGTGCCCTTTTGCGCCGTGCCGGCTACGCGCAGGTACGTATCTTCATCGCCGTCGAAGCTGGCGTAGATGCGGTCCGTCGACACCACCGAGGTGAGGATGGCGGACGCGTCGATCAGGTTGCCGACGGTGATTTCCGCCTTGCTGACGCGGCCGCTGATCGGCGCCTGCACCTGCGTGTACGACAGGTTCAGTTTCGCCGCTTCATACGCGGCTTGCGCCGAGCGGACATTCGCATCCAGCTCTTTCAGGCCCGACGCCTTTTCATCGAATTCGCGCTGGGCGATGGCTTTTTCAGCCAGCAGCTTTTCAGCGCGCGACAGTTCCAGCTTGGCCAGTTCCGCCTTGGCGCGGGCCGAGGCGGCAGTGCCTTCGGCGCGCGACACTTCGGCCTGGAATGGGCGCGGATCGATGACGAACAGCACGTCGCCCTTTTTCACTTCGCTGCCCGGCTTGAAATTGACGGCCGTGATGAAACCGCCGACTCTCGAGCGGATTTCCACGCGCTCGATCGCTTCCAGACGGCCCGAGAATTCCTGCGTTTCCGTGATCTGTTTTTCAACGACGGCGGCGGCCGAGATGGGCGGGCCGCCGGCCGCTGGCGCGTCGGGCACCTTGCTATTGGCCGAATCGCAGCCGGCCAGGCTCACGGCCACCAGTCCCGCCAGCGCGAGCGAGGCAGCCAGGGGCTTGAGCAGAGTGGAAAATTGTTGAACGTTTTTCATTTTATTTCCCTGTTTTATGAAAATTTCTAATGGTATGGGCGGCAGGAAGCAACCCAGCTAAAAAGAGTGAATGGTGGTGCCATGGCGCCCGACGGCGCTCGATCAAAGGTAAACAGGCCGCCAGCTGTTTAAAAGCGGACGGGGACGACAAAGCTGGCTGTGCGAGCGCACAACTCAGGCAAGATGGGAACTACACTCCGTAGTGTAACAACCGAAACTCAAAAAGTAAACTGATTAGTGTAAGTTTTTTTGCGGTGCCGCAGATGGCGGCGTCATGACTCGGGCTCCTGCCCCAGTCCAGCGACAAAGCTGGCAATCTCGTTCAAGGCATGCACCTTGCAAGCGCACTCATTACGCGCGCCCGCATCCTGCAGCGGCGCGGCGGGCATGCGCCGCACCGTGGTCTTGATGCCGCAGGCGATCAGCTTGCTGCCGTATTGTTCAGCCTCATCGCGCAATGGGTCGTCTTCTCCGGACAGGATGAGCGCCGGCGGCAGGTTCTTCAATCGGCTCGACTGCAATGGCGACGCATACGGATGGGTACGGTCAGCGGCATTTGGCAGGTAGCCACGGTAGGCGGCGGCGCATTGGTCAGCCACTTCCGCCAGGTCTGGGCACGTCGGCAAGTTGCGCATCGAGCAGGTCGACAGGCCGGGGTCAAGCATCGGCATGATCAGCACCTGGCCCGCGAGGGGCGGTCCGCCCCGGTCGCGCGACATCATGGCGCACACGGCAGCCAGGTTGGCGCCCGCTTCGATGCCCGACACCACCATCTGCTTGCCCGTCCAGCCCAGCTTGGACTTGTTCTTTTTTGCCCACAGCAGCACGGCATGCGCGTCTTCCACGGCGGCGGGGAATGGCCGCACCTTCGCCAAGGTGTAGTTCGCGGCCAGCACCACGTGGTCGGGGTTGCTCAACACGAGGCAGCGCAGGAAGTCGTCCGCGTCGTCCAGGTCGCCGTCGACAAAGCCGCCGCCATGGAAGAAGACGATCAGGCTCGACTGCTTGGCGCCCGGCACGCCGGCCGTGTAGACGCGCGCGGCGAGCGCATCCTGCGCGCCCTGCACCTGGATATCGCGTATCTTCAGCGCCTGGCCAGGAGCCAGTTCGGCCACGGTGCCGGCAACGCTCATTGCGCCACCACCGGCTGCACCGCAGCATCGAGTACCGTGTCGTTCAAGCACAACAGGGCGATGCCGCCCACTTCATGGGTCAGGGCGCTGTAAGCACTGGCTTCGCTTTGCGCCGCCAGTGAATACGCATCCGTCGATACCATCGCGGCCAGAGCGAGCGCAACCGCAACCAAGGCGGGTACTGCAAAGTGTCCATTCCGATAAGCCATGATGTTTCTCCTGTTGTACTGCCTGCGGCATCACATTTATGCTGCAGTACAACAACTATAGACTTGATCTACAATCTGATAAAGAGTGCAATGACGAATTGATTGTTCAGGATTCTGAATAATCACGGATAAAGTGACAGGAATTCAAGTGAACAAGCTGCAAGCAATGGAAGTTTTCATCCAAGTCGTCGATGCGGGCGGCTTTACGCGCGCGGCGGAAAACATGCAGCTGCCGAAAGCCACCGTGTCAACCCTGATCCAGTCGCTGGAAGCGAGCCTGTCGGTCAAGTTGCTCAACCGCACCACGCGCCACGTCAGCATCACGTCCGACGGGGCCGCCTATTACGAACGCTGCGTGCGCATCCTGTCGGACGTACGCGAGGCCGAGGAATCGCTGTCGCGCACGCGATTGAGCCCCAGCGGGCGGCTGCGCGTGGATGCGCCCACGGCCCTGGCCAGCGAACTGATCATCCCCGCCCTGCCCGATTTCTTTGCCCGCTACCCGGACATCTCGCTGGAGCTCGGTTGCAGCGATCGTCCCGTCGACCTGATCGAGGAAGGCGTCGACTGCGCCGTGCGCGGCGGCGAACTGGGCGACCTGAACCTGATCGCGCGCAGGGTCGGCGTGCTGCACTTCATGACGTGCGCCTCGCCCGGCTACCTGGCGCACCACGGCACGCCGCTGCATCCGAACGACTTGCCGCGCCACCGCGGCGTGAATTTTTTCTCCGCCAAGACGGGCAAAACGTTTGACTGGGATTTCACGCGTGCCGGCGAACGCATCCAGATCGCCATGCCCAGCCATATCGCCCTGAACGACTCGAATGCCTACTCGGCCGCGGGCCTGGCCGGCCTGGGCATCGTGCAAATGACGCATTTCATGCTTGCGCCGCTGATAGAACAGGGCAAAATGGTGGAATTGCTCAGTGAATGGGAATCCGACCCGCTGCCCATCCACGTAATCTATCCGCCCAACCGCCATCTGTCCGCCAAGGTGCGCGTGTTTGTCGAATGGGTCGCCGACATGTTTACCAACCACCCGGCCACGCAGCTCAAGGGCAAGAACGCCAGCCCGAGCCCGCGCGCCACCCTGACCGAGGCCCAGCCATGACCGCAGCAAGCACATCGCCCCACCGCATCGTCTTTCTCGACCGCGACAGCCTGATCGCTACCGTGCGCCCGCCCGCCTTCGCGCACATCTGGGAAGAGTATCCGCATACCAAGGGCAGCGAGCAGACCGTATCCCGCCTGCAAGGCGCCAGCATCGCCATCACGAACAAAGTGCCGCTGCGTGCGGCCGAGCTGGCGCAGCTACCTGACCTGAAAATGATCGCCGTGGCCGCCACCGGCACGGATATCATCGACCTGGCCGCCTGCCGCGAGCGGGGCATCGTCGTGGCGAATATCCGCGACTATGCGCGCGCCACCGTGCCCGAACATACCTTGGCACTGATGCTGGCCCTGCGCCGCCAGCTGCTTGCCTACCGCGCCGACGTGGAAGCGGGCCTGTGGCAGGCATCGGACCGCTTCTGCCTGTTCGGCCACCCGATCCGCGACCTGGCCGGCAGCCGTTTGGGTTTGCTCGGCTACGGTGCGCTGGGCAAGTCCGTCGCGCAGCTGGGGCGCGCCTTCGGCATGCAGGTACAAGTCCACAACCGCTCGCCTGTCGAGGACGACGGCGTGACGCAAGTGAGTTTTGACGACTTGCTGGCCACGTCCGACGTGCTCAGCCTGCACCTGCCGCTGACGGACAAGACGCGCAACATCATCGGCGCGCAAGAACTGGCCCGCATGCAGCCGACGTCGCTGTTGATCAACACGGCGCGGGGCGGCCTTGTCGATGAAGCGGCGCTGGCCCAGGCATTGACGAACGGCGTGATCGCCGGCGCCGGTTTCGACGTGTTATCGAAGGAGCCGCCGCTGCCCGACAATCCGCTGTTGAATTTACGCCTGCCCAACTTCATCCTCACGCCGCACACGGCCTGGGCCAGTGGCGAAGCCATGCAAAAGCTGGCGGACATCCTGATCGGCAACGTGGAGGCGTTCGAACGGGGCACGCCCACAAACGTGGTGGCATGAGCGTATTGCACGAACTCGATGAACTGCTGTGCGGCGACGACGAGGAATACGAGCGCCTCGACCTGTTTCACGAAGCGGACGAGCTGATCGGGCAACTGCGGGTGGCCGACGTGCCCGCACTGCTGGCCCTGTGGCAGGCGCGCAGCCTGTGCTGGCGGCAGCGTTTCACCCAAGCCAGCAGGTCCATCGGCGGCGACGTGCTGCGCGACCTGCTTGCCGGTTTGCTGCAGATCAGGGAGACCACCTATGGCGTGTTCGAACTGATGAGCCGCCTGCCGCCCGTGGCCGACACTTCTGCGCTCAGCGACGCCCTGCTCGATTACGCCGAGCAAGCCTGGCATGCGAACCCGGCACGGCACCGGCAAATCCAGATCAGCTGCTGGAGTTGCGGGCTGTCGGGCCGGCTGCTGAAACGGCTGGGGTTTTCCGCCTGGAAGGAAGCGGGACTGTAGTTCTTACGATGCCACCGGCGTCTCGAAGGAAAATCCCGGCGCATACGCGTGATAACCGTCGAAATCGCCCTTGCCGATGCTGGCTCCCTGGCTGCGGGCAATCGCATACGCCATGCTGAAGTGAAAGTAGAAATTCGGCAGAATGTACAGGTTCAAGAATTCATCGGCCGGCAGCGCGATGTCGGCAAAGCCGGCGCGGTCGCGGCAGATGCGCCCGGGCGGCCCGTCAAAACGTTCAGCAGGAATATCCTTGAGGTAGCGTATGGTCTGCGCGATCTGCTCCTGCAGGCTGGCGACGGCGCTGAAATCGGCCACGTCCAGCCCTGCCAGAGGGCAGCAGCCGCGCAGGGAAAAGCTCACTGCCGCGCGCACTTGCTGGGCAAACGGCAGCATGTCCGGGTGCAAACGCGCCGCCAGCATCGATGGCGCGGTGCCGGTCTTGTCGAGCATGGCGGAAAGCTGCGCCAAGGAGCGGCAGAATACGGTGACGGGGTGGCTGTTCATCATTTCCTTGTGCAAGATTCAATATGACAAGAGTGTGCCACAGGCAACCGCGTCCCCGTCACCTTAACGCCGGTGCTTGCTGAAAAATTCCCAGATGACGTCATTCGCGTCGACGGCGCGCGTGGTCTTGCCGATGGGCAGGCCGATATTGAAGGCATCGGCGCCCGGCCACGTGTGGCCGCCGTCCTTGACGGTGAGCAAGGCAACGCTGGCGCCGCCGTCATCGCCACCCTGCTCCAGCCAGCTTACTTGCGTCGTATCGCCAGCCGGGCTAGGAATCAGGCGCGGCTGCGGCGTGACGCCATCGATGCCGTTGTGCTTGCGCCAGTAATCGAAGGTGCCCTGCGCCGACAGGTAGCCGGCGGCCTTGCCTTCGTACAGCACGACCTTGTCGGCCGTCCCCTGTATCAACAGCATGCCGACCTTGCCGCGCTGTTGATGGTGCCGCACCACGGGTTCCGGCATGGGCGCGCCCACCGAGGCGACGGCGGCGAACTGCTGCGGCAGCTCGGTCGCCAGGCGCAGGGCAAAGAAACCGCCGCGCGACAGGCCCGTCGCATAGACTCTTTTGTCATCGATGCGGTAATCCTGCCTGAGTTTGCTCAGCATGGCTTGCGTGAAACCGACGTCATCCGTGCCCGCCAGGTAATCCATGCCGAAGCCCACGTTCCAGTCCTGCTTGATGCCTTGCGGATACACGACGATGAATTGGTGCCGCTCGGCCGTCTTGTTCATTTGTGTGTACAGCATTTGTTCCGCCATGCTCATGCCGCCGCCATGGAAATTGAAGACGACGGGAAAGGCTTGCTGCGGCGCGCTTTGGTAAGACGGCGGCGTGTAGACGATGTAGCGGCGCTTGTCTTCCTTGTAGACGAGGCTGCTCACCTGGGCCGGCGCGGATGTGCAAACGCAGGACAGGATCAACAGGCTGATGGCGATTTTCATGGGCTTCCCTTCAAGTCAAAGAGCAGCCAGCATAAGCAGGGGCAGGTGAAATCGCGGTGAAATCCGCTGACTTTATTAAGCCTGGGTGGGAACGATCGCGACACGGTACTGCGTCGCGCCGGGGTGGAAAGCAATGTCCCAGCGCATCGCTTGCGCCAGGCGCAGCAGCAGGTTCTGGCCATGGGCGAAACCGTGGACGCGCCGTGGCTGCCCCGCCTGCACGGTATTGACAATGTTCAGGTGGCCTTGCGCAAACGCAATGCTGATGCGGCAATCGGGGCCGCCATGAAACAGCGCATTCGCCAGGCAATTATTGATGAGCAACATGACCAGCTGGACGTTGCCGGCCACGTCCAGCCGCTCGGGCAAGTCCAGGGTCAGCAGGCTGGCGTCCCACGGATGTTCGTCGAGCAGGCGCAGCAGGCATTGCTCCATACAGCCGCGCAACTCCACCACCTCGCCCGGCAGTTGCTCGGCCCGCGCCAGCGCGAACAGCACGTCGATGGTGGCGCGCATCTCGTCCGTGGATTGCCGCAGCTGCGCCTGCTCTTGCCCGCCCAGGGGCTGCGCCTCGGCCAGCGCCAGCGTGTTGTGCATCAAGGTCAGCGGCGTGCGCAGCTCATGGCTGACGTCGCGGGCGAAGGCCTGTTCGCGCTGCAACACCGCCTGCAGTTCGGCAAACGTGGTTTCCAGGCGGCGCGCCAGGAAACCGATCTCGTCGGGGCGATCGCGCTCGCTGAAATGGACGGCGCTGCCGGGCGCCAGCTGGCGCGCTTCCTGGGCCAGGCGCTGCAGGGGCAGCACGAGGCGCCGCGCCAGCCAGTACGCCAGCAGCAAGGCCAGGGCGATCAGCGCCAGCGCCACGCCCAGCACGACACCGCCCACCTCCCGCGCCAGGCGCTGCACCACCAGCACGGGCGCCACGTCGGCCAGCAGATAGCTGCGCTGCGGCTTGCCAGCGGCAACGAGGTCCAGCGCCAGCACGTGATAATGCTGGCCCGTCGTGGTAAACACTTCCCCGCGCGGGGCTGACGGCAGCACTTGCTCGCGCACCACTTGAGGCAGATCATGGTAGTTGACGTAAGTCTTGATGAGGTCGTTACCAGACGGCGTAAGCTCACCGTGCTGGCGCAAATGCTGGCTGACCACCGCCGCTTCGCGTTCGAGCAGGCGCTGCACCAGCATGTCTTCCGTCACGTAGGCGATCACCAGCGCCAGGCCCGTGTAGCACAGGCACAGCAACACGGTGAAACCGGCCAGGGCAGCGAACAGGCGCTGCCGGATCGACTTGCTCATGGAAACGCCGCAGAGCCGAAGGCAAGGCGGTAGCCCAGCTGCGGTATGGTCACCAGCATGCCCGCGCCGCCGGCCAGCTCCAGCTGCTTGCGCAGCGCGTAGATGTGCGATTTGAGCGCATCGCTGTCGGGCGGCTGGCTGCCCCACAGATGCTGCAGCAAGGCCGAACGCGACACGGCGTGCGGATGCTCGCGGCACAACAGCAGCAAGATTTTAAAACCCGTCTGCGTCAGCGGCAGCGCCACGTCACCGAGCAGGGCGCGCCCTTCGCGCGTCTGCAAGGTGAAGGGGCCCACGCGCATTTCCTGGTGCACATGCAGCTGGTGCCGGCGCGCCAGCGCTTCGCAGCGCAAGGCCACTTCGCGCAAGTCGAACGGTTTGCTCAGGTAATCGTCGGCACCGTCGCGAAAGCCGCGCGCCTTGTCTTCATACGCATCGCGCGCCGTCAGCATCAAGATCGGCACATTGCTGGGTGCCCCCACCTTGATGGCGCGGCACACTTGCAAGCCATCGATGTCGGGCAGGTTCAGGTCCAGCAGCACCACGTCATAGCTGTTGCGCGTGGCCAATTGCACGGCCAGCGCCCCCGTGCCCGCATGGTCGGTCTGCCAGCCCAGGCCGTCGAGGAAGTCGAGCACCTGGCGCGCGATGGCCAGGTGGTCTTCCACCAGCAGTATGCTCAGGGGCAAGCGATTCATGGAGTGTGGGCAATGCGCGCATACAGCCAGAAATTGCCGGACCTACCGCGAATTTGCCGGTAGCAGCGCAGATAGCCTTCGCGCTCGAAACCGCAGCGCTCGAGTACGCGGATCGAACGTTCATTGCTCTCCAGCACAGTTGCCTGGATGCGCAGGAAGCCCAGGCGCTGGAAGCCCCAGTCCATGACCGACGCGGCGATGGACGTGGCCACGCCCTGCCCCCATACGGCAGGAGACAGATCGTAGGCGATTTCGGCCGTGCGGTGCTGCGGGGAAATCGCATTGAAGCCGATCGTGCCCACCAGCTGGCCGCCCTCGCGCAGCACGATGGCCAGGCGGATGGACGACGCTGGCTGGGCCGAGGCGTAATCATCGAAATTGGCCTGCAGATCGTCGGCGCAACGCAAGTCCCAGCTCGTGTGTTCCACGACAACAGGATCGGCCAGGTACGCATACCAGGCAGGCGCGTCACTGCGTTCCAGCTGGCGCAACGTCACCAGTGGATGGGCTGAAACGGGTAAATCGGCAGCTTTCATTGCTTGGCATCCTCCTCAATCCAGCGGGCAATCAGCGGCCAGCCAGGACATGAAATCATCGGCAGCCAGTTCGAAATCGTCGCGCTGCATCGATCCATGCCCCACCAGATACACGGCGCGGTCGCCATCATCGAGCGCCAGCATGACGGCGCGCCCGCCGCTGTCGTCGCCGATGGTGATGTAGCCGGGGCAGGATTGCAGCGTGTCATATGTTTCGTTACGCTCCACCAAACTTTCTGCGCCATACAGCAATACCTGTTCGCCACGGAGACCTTCCTGCCAGTCCTGGAGAAAGCGCAGGTAGTACGCCGGCAAGGCGCGGCCCAGCCAGCTCTCGAGCGCTTCGGTTTCCTGCTGGCTCACGCGGCGCCTTTGCGCCGTGCCTCCCACGTACGCCGCAGCAAGCCGTACAGGGCCGTATCGCTGACGTGGCCGCCGACGATCCAGCGTTCGGGCAAGAAACCTTCCTTGCTGAAACCCTGGCGTTCCAGGGCGCTGGCCGAAGCCGTATTGAGCGGATCGATATCGGCTTCCAGGCGGTTCAGGTCGCGCTCGATGAACGCGTATTCCAGCAGCGCCGACA
Coding sequences within:
- a CDS encoding efflux RND transporter periplasmic adaptor subunit, which gives rise to MKNVQQFSTLLKPLAASLALAGLVAVSLAGCDSANSKVPDAPAAGGPPISAAAVVEKQITETQEFSGRLEAIERVEIRSRVGGFITAVNFKPGSEVKKGDVLFVIDPRPFQAEVSRAEGTAASARAKAELAKLELSRAEKLLAEKAIAQREFDEKASGLKELDANVRSAQAAYEAAKLNLSYTQVQAPISGRVSKAEITVGNLIDASAILTSVVSTDRIYASFDGDEDTYLRVAGTAQKGTPVTVKVGLANETGFPHEGKLEFVDNQLDPATGSVRMRATFANAERQLVPGLFARIQLDGGNGPQAQSTALLISDRAVGTDQSRKYVYVVGADNKAEYRAVKLGPTSDGLRVVREGLKAGEKIVVNGLQRVRPGAPVTPQIVAMDFDPTAPAAPAKPEAKDAKIAAKAASTSKE
- a CDS encoding alpha/beta hydrolase, with product MSVAGTVAELAPGQALKIRDIQVQGAQDALAARVYTAGVPGAKQSSLIVFFHGGGFVDGDLDDADDFLRCLVLSNPDHVVLAANYTLAKVRPFPAAVEDAHAVLLWAKKNKSKLGWTGKQMVVSGIEAGANLAAVCAMMSRDRGGPPLAGQVLIMPMLDPGLSTCSMRNLPTCPDLAEVADQCAAAYRGYLPNAADRTHPYASPLQSSRLKNLPPALILSGEDDPLRDEAEQYGSKLIACGIKTTVRRMPAAPLQDAGARNECACKVHALNEIASFVAGLGQEPES
- a CDS encoding LysR family transcriptional regulator, with amino-acid sequence MNKLQAMEVFIQVVDAGGFTRAAENMQLPKATVSTLIQSLEASLSVKLLNRTTRHVSITSDGAAYYERCVRILSDVREAEESLSRTRLSPSGRLRVDAPTALASELIIPALPDFFARYPDISLELGCSDRPVDLIEEGVDCAVRGGELGDLNLIARRVGVLHFMTCASPGYLAHHGTPLHPNDLPRHRGVNFFSAKTGKTFDWDFTRAGERIQIAMPSHIALNDSNAYSAAGLAGLGIVQMTHFMLAPLIEQGKMVELLSEWESDPLPIHVIYPPNRHLSAKVRVFVEWVADMFTNHPATQLKGKNASPSPRATLTEAQP
- a CDS encoding D-2-hydroxyacid dehydrogenase, with the translated sequence MTAASTSPHRIVFLDRDSLIATVRPPAFAHIWEEYPHTKGSEQTVSRLQGASIAITNKVPLRAAELAQLPDLKMIAVAATGTDIIDLAACRERGIVVANIRDYARATVPEHTLALMLALRRQLLAYRADVEAGLWQASDRFCLFGHPIRDLAGSRLGLLGYGALGKSVAQLGRAFGMQVQVHNRSPVEDDGVTQVSFDDLLATSDVLSLHLPLTDKTRNIIGAQELARMQPTSLLINTARGGLVDEAALAQALTNGVIAGAGFDVLSKEPPLPDNPLLNLRLPNFILTPHTAWASGEAMQKLADILIGNVEAFERGTPTNVVA
- a CDS encoding DUF1993 domain-containing protein; amino-acid sequence: MMNSHPVTVFCRSLAQLSAMLDKTGTAPSMLAARLHPDMLPFAQQVRAAVSFSLRGCCPLAGLDVADFSAVASLQEQIAQTIRYLKDIPAERFDGPPGRICRDRAGFADIALPADEFLNLYILPNFYFHFSMAYAIARSQGASIGKGDFDGYHAYAPGFSFETPVAS
- a CDS encoding alpha/beta hydrolase family esterase: MKIAISLLILSCVCTSAPAQVSSLVYKEDKRRYIVYTPPSYQSAPQQAFPVVFNFHGGGMSMAEQMLYTQMNKTAERHQFIVVYPQGIKQDWNVGFGMDYLAGTDDVGFTQAMLSKLRQDYRIDDKRVYATGLSRGGFFALRLATELPQQFAAVASVGAPMPEPVVRHHQQRGKVGMLLIQGTADKVVLYEGKAAGYLSAQGTFDYWRKHNGIDGVTPQPRLIPSPAGDTTQVSWLEQGGDDGGASVALLTVKDGGHTWPGADAFNIGLPIGKTTRAVDANDVIWEFFSKHRR
- a CDS encoding HAMP domain-containing sensor histidine kinase, translated to MSKSIRQRLFAALAGFTVLLCLCYTGLALVIAYVTEDMLVQRLLEREAAVVSQHLRQHGELTPSGNDLIKTYVNYHDLPQVVREQVLPSAPRGEVFTTTGQHYHVLALDLVAAGKPQRSYLLADVAPVLVVQRLAREVGGVVLGVALALIALALLLAYWLARRLVLPLQRLAQEARQLAPGSAVHFSERDRPDEIGFLARRLETTFAELQAVLQREQAFARDVSHELRTPLTLMHNTLALAEAQPLGGQEQAQLRQSTDEMRATIDVLFALARAEQLPGEVVELRGCMEQCLLRLLDEHPWDASLLTLDLPERLDVAGNVQLVMLLINNCLANALFHGGPDCRISIAFAQGHLNIVNTVQAGQPRRVHGFAHGQNLLLRLAQAMRWDIAFHPGATQYRVAIVPTQA
- a CDS encoding response regulator transcription factor, giving the protein MNRLPLSILLVEDHLAIARQVLDFLDGLGWQTDHAGTGALAVQLATRNSYDVVLLDLNLPDIDGLQVCRAIKVGAPSNVPILMLTARDAYEDKARGFRDGADDYLSKPFDLREVALRCEALARRHQLHVHQEMRVGPFTLQTREGRALLGDVALPLTQTGFKILLLLCREHPHAVSRSALLQHLWGSQPPDSDALKSHIYALRKQLELAGGAGMLVTIPQLGYRLAFGSAAFP
- a CDS encoding GNAT family N-acetyltransferase codes for the protein MKAADLPVSAHPLVTLRQLERSDAPAWYAYLADPVVVEHTSWDLRCADDLQANFDDYASAQPASSIRLAIVLREGGQLVGTIGFNAISPQHRTAEIAYDLSPAVWGQGVATSIAASVMDWGFQRLGFLRIQATVLESNERSIRVLERCGFEREGYLRCYRQIRGRSGNFWLYARIAHTP
- a CDS encoding SMI1/KNR4 family protein, with amino-acid sequence MSQQETEALESWLGRALPAYYLRFLQDWQEGLRGEQVLLYGAESLVERNETYDTLQSCPGYITIGDDSGGRAVMLALDDGDRAVYLVGHGSMQRDDFELAADDFMSWLAADCPLD